The following coding sequences are from one Candidatus Nitronereus thalassa window:
- a CDS encoding cupredoxin domain-containing protein, translating to MDSIMQILGGQMKVVFSIGLILLLRSGCSNEYQEVHLTIEDFRFTPTRVQVIPGQPIRLVVRNQGREIHRFQSRLLSASEVKINGEPNLLTINAKEGIAVPPGKSVELIMTLPSGVYEFQCPIRGHRGMKGVVIVETAGSKSSFEQSRFATCLACRKLRGGIPIRRS from the coding sequence ATGGACTCTATCATGCAGATTTTAGGTGGTCAAATGAAGGTGGTGTTTTCGATTGGCCTCATCCTTCTCCTTCGGAGTGGATGTTCGAATGAATACCAGGAAGTCCATCTTACCATCGAAGATTTTCGCTTTACTCCGACTCGCGTTCAAGTCATTCCGGGGCAACCGATCAGATTGGTCGTGAGAAACCAGGGGCGAGAAATCCATCGCTTTCAGAGTCGATTATTATCGGCATCAGAAGTCAAAATCAATGGTGAGCCCAATCTGCTCACTATTAACGCAAAGGAAGGTATTGCTGTCCCGCCAGGGAAAAGCGTCGAATTGATTATGACCTTGCCTTCTGGGGTCTACGAATTTCAATGTCCCATTCGTGGGCATCGAGGAATGAAGGGGGTGGTGATTGTGGAAACAGCAGGTAGCAAATCGTCCTTTGAACAAAGCAGATTCGCTACCTGTCTAGCTTGCCGGAAATTAAGGGGAGGAATACCAATCAGGCGATCCTGA
- the thiD gene encoding bifunctional hydroxymethylpyrimidine kinase/phosphomethylpyrimidine kinase has product MKQVLTIAGSDSGGGAGIQADLKAMSANGTFAMSVITSITAQNTKGVTAIHDLPDTIIEAQIDAIFDDFEVAAVKTGMLSTATTTALVGRKMKQYGVTKLVVDPVMVSKSGHELLQPNAIDWLKQDLIPLAYLLTPNIPEAERLTGLTIRSLPEAREAAKALHKLGCQHVLIKGGHLLERPATDLLYDGRFFRMYKGEFIDTTTTHGTGCTYASAIAAQLALGKPIADAIETAKTYTTSAIRHGLSIGHGHGPTNHFFFLQ; this is encoded by the coding sequence ATGAAGCAAGTGCTTACCATTGCAGGTTCCGATTCTGGTGGCGGAGCTGGCATTCAGGCCGATCTCAAAGCCATGTCCGCCAATGGCACATTCGCCATGTCCGTGATTACGTCAATTACCGCGCAAAATACCAAGGGGGTCACCGCTATCCACGACCTTCCCGACACGATCATTGAAGCGCAAATCGATGCCATTTTCGACGACTTTGAGGTCGCCGCCGTAAAAACCGGAATGCTTTCCACGGCAACGACTACCGCACTCGTGGGAAGAAAGATGAAGCAATACGGCGTCACCAAATTAGTCGTCGATCCCGTCATGGTGTCGAAAAGCGGTCATGAGCTATTACAACCCAATGCGATTGATTGGCTGAAACAAGACCTCATCCCTTTGGCCTACCTTCTGACACCAAATATTCCCGAAGCCGAACGTTTGACGGGCCTCACGATACGATCCCTTCCCGAAGCTCGCGAAGCGGCCAAAGCCCTGCACAAACTCGGGTGCCAACATGTCTTGATTAAGGGTGGGCACTTATTAGAACGGCCCGCCACAGACTTGCTATACGATGGCCGGTTTTTCCGAATGTATAAAGGCGAGTTTATCGATACCACCACCACACATGGCACGGGATGCACCTATGCCTCAGCCATTGCCGCCCAATTGGCACTCGGCAAACCCATTGCCGATGCCATTGAAACAGCCAAAACGTACACGACGTCGGCCATTCGCCATGGATTGTCCATTGGCCATGGGCATGGCCCCACCAACCATTTCTTTTTTCTCCAGTAA
- a CDS encoding alpha/beta hydrolase: MKAKETTLRLEHSGGHTSAILMEPGDDATSIVILGHGFLSNKDSRTNLRLTELLTSKGLSTLRFDWIGMGDSGGRFAEITLSACCTQLNYLINDMKNRGYRDIGLIGSSFGGLVAILVAADHPELFALGLKCPVPDFPEMLECEFGQQGIEEWKRTNTIPNVTGGSEPIALDFAFHEDCCQYNAYEQAAKISTPCVIVHGEQDELVPIHQIHRLVESLPGEKNLRLLPEANHHFGRPEDFRVMSLALTEWIVTHSPSSQSTAKVPS, from the coding sequence ATGAAAGCCAAGGAAACAACACTCCGACTTGAACATTCTGGAGGCCATACGTCCGCCATCTTAATGGAACCAGGCGATGATGCCACCAGTATAGTCATCCTTGGCCATGGGTTTCTTTCGAATAAAGACAGTCGCACCAACCTTCGGCTTACAGAATTGCTCACCTCGAAGGGACTCAGCACGCTTCGCTTTGATTGGATCGGCATGGGAGATTCGGGTGGACGGTTTGCCGAAATCACCCTCTCAGCATGCTGCACCCAATTGAACTATTTGATCAATGACATGAAAAATAGAGGCTATCGAGACATTGGACTCATCGGGTCGAGTTTTGGAGGACTCGTCGCGATTTTGGTCGCTGCCGATCATCCTGAGCTGTTTGCCCTGGGGTTGAAATGTCCTGTCCCAGACTTTCCGGAAATGTTGGAATGTGAATTTGGACAACAGGGCATCGAGGAATGGAAACGCACCAACACCATTCCCAACGTGACCGGCGGGTCCGAGCCCATCGCCTTAGATTTTGCATTTCACGAGGATTGCTGCCAATACAATGCCTATGAACAAGCCGCGAAGATCAGCACTCCCTGTGTAATCGTTCATGGCGAACAAGACGAGCTGGTGCCCATTCATCAAATACACCGATTAGTAGAAAGCCTCCCTGGAGAAAAAAATCTTCGTTTGCTCCCGGAGGCGAACCATCACTTTGGACGGCCTGAAGACTTTCGGGTTATGAGCTTGGCCTTGACCGAATGGATAGTCACCCATTCCCCATCTTCCCAATCTACCGCAAAGGTCCCTTCCTAA
- a CDS encoding gamma carbonic anhydrase family protein, whose translation MIKPFRGILPTITSSAFIEETAVVIGDVVIESESSVWFNSVVRGDVHYIRIGHRTNIQDLSLLHVTHDTHPLIIGDDVTVGHHVVLHGCTIHNRVLIGMGSIVMDGAVIEDDCIIGAGSLVTEDMVIPSGSLALGSPARVKRPLNDQEVAWLKESASNYVRYARQYLTD comes from the coding sequence ATGATTAAACCCTTTCGTGGAATCCTGCCTACCATCACATCGAGCGCCTTTATCGAAGAGACTGCCGTCGTCATTGGGGATGTGGTCATCGAATCCGAATCGAGTGTGTGGTTTAACTCTGTGGTTCGTGGAGACGTGCATTACATTCGCATCGGCCATCGAACCAACATCCAGGACCTGAGTCTTCTTCATGTCACCCACGACACCCACCCGTTGATCATTGGAGACGATGTCACCGTCGGGCACCACGTGGTGCTCCATGGCTGCACGATTCACAATCGGGTTCTCATCGGGATGGGCAGCATTGTTATGGACGGTGCGGTCATCGAGGACGATTGCATAATTGGCGCAGGCTCGTTAGTCACAGAAGACATGGTCATACCCTCTGGCAGCCTCGCTCTAGGCTCGCCCGCTCGCGTCAAACGCCCGTTGAACGATCAAGAAGTCGCCTGGCTCAAGGAATCAGCAAGCAATTATGTACGTTATGCCCGCCAATACCTGACAGATTAG